In Geobacter anodireducens, a genomic segment contains:
- a CDS encoding GTPase produces MPFKRILTELVDAVPGATGAILADWEGEAVAQHALMDDYEIKIIGAHKGILLAHLKELQERLAGGAVLEAVITTAGVRAIVGPVGDDYSLVMTLERGAIPGRALIDFRSAVERLAKEIY; encoded by the coding sequence GTGCCGTTCAAAAGGATTCTGACCGAACTGGTCGATGCCGTTCCCGGCGCAACCGGAGCAATCCTCGCCGACTGGGAGGGGGAGGCTGTTGCACAGCATGCCCTCATGGACGATTATGAAATCAAGATCATCGGTGCCCATAAGGGCATCCTCCTCGCCCACCTCAAGGAGCTCCAGGAGCGGCTTGCCGGTGGAGCCGTCCTTGAGGCGGTCATCACCACGGCGGGTGTCCGCGCCATCGTGGGCCCGGTGGGGGATGACTATTCACTTGTCATGACACTGGAGCGTGGCGCCATTCCCGGCCGGGCGCTCATTGACTTCAGATCGGCCGTGGAACGTCTGGCCAAGGAGATATACTGA